The proteins below come from a single Stigmatopora argus isolate UIUO_Sarg chromosome 11, RoL_Sarg_1.0, whole genome shotgun sequence genomic window:
- the erlin1 gene encoding erlin-1, with product MMPHVGAVFAAIAGVTAVLLHSSIHKIEEGHLAVYYRGGALLMGPNGPGYHIMLPFITTYRSVQTTLQTDEIKNVPCGTSGGVMIYFDRIEVVNMLVTSAVVDIVRNYTADYDKTLIFNKIHHELNQFCSVHTLQEVYIELFDIIDENLKTALQKDLNMMAPGLTIQAVRVTKPKIPESIRRNFELMEAEKTRLLITAQTQRVVEKEAETERKKAIIEAEKVAQVAQIQFQQKVMEKETEKKISQIEDAAFLAREKAKADAEYYTAAKFAEANQLKLTPEYLELMKFQAIASNSKIYFGQDIPNIFVEGNIGLNKVENNHKAHEQD from the exons ATGATGCCGCATGTTGGGGCTGTGTTTGCAGCAATAGCAGGAGTGACAGCTGTCCTGCTACACTCCTCCATTCACAAAATAGAGGAAGGACATCTTGCTGTCTACTACAG GGGTGGGGCTTTACTGATGGGCCCCAATGGTCCTGGATATCATATCATGCTGCCATTCATTACCACCTACAGATCAGTGCAG ACTACACTCCAAACTGACGAGATAAAGAATGTACCTTGTGGAACAAG TGGCGGGGTGATGATCTATTTTGACAGAATAGAAGTTGTCAACATGCTGGTCACCTCAGCAG TGGTGGACATAGTGAGGAACTACACAGCTGATTATGACAAAACTCTCATTTTCAACAAGATTCATCATGAATTGAACCAGTTTTGCAGCGTGCACACACTCCAGGAAGTTTACATAGAGCTCTTTG ATATAATTGATGAAAACCTGAAGACTGCCTTGCAGAAAGATCTTAATATGATGGCACCTGGACTTACCATACAG GCCGTCCGCGTAACCAAGCCAAAGATCCCTGAGTCTATCAGGAGGAACTTTGAACTCAT GGAAGCAGAGAAGACTCGTCTCCTAATTACCGCTCAGACTCAGAGGGTGGTTGAAAAGGAGGCAGAGACTGAACGGAAGAAAGCCATTATTG AGGCTGAGAAAGTGGCCCAAGTAGCTCAGATCCAGTTCCAGCAGAAAGTGATGGAGAAAGAGACTGAGAAGAAAATCTCGCAAATCGAGG ATGCTGCTTTTCTGGCCAGGGAGAAGGCAAAGGCAGATGCGGAATACTACACTGCTGCCAAGTTTGCTGAAGCAAATCAG TTGAAGTTAACCCCAGAGTACTTGGAGCTGATGAAGTTCCAGGCAATAGCGAGTAATAGCAAGATCTACTTCGGCCAGGACATCCCCAACATATTTGTGGAGGGAAACATCGGCCTGAACAAGGTGGAAAATAATCACAAGGCACACGAGCAGGACTAA
- the LOC144084841 gene encoding inhibitor of nuclear factor kappa-B kinase subunit alpha-like isoform X2 gives MERASIKQSQLCGPWEMKERLGMGGFGHVYLYQNHKSGEKLAVKICRLELSLKNKERWGREIQIMKKLNHVNVVQASEVPEEMSLIAFNDLPLLAMEYCSGGDLRKVLSKPENCCGLKESAVLALLNDIGCGIQYLHENKIIHRDLKPENIVLQESNGKLVHKIIDLGYAKDLDQGSVCTSFVGTLQYLAPELFESKPYTVTVDYWSFGTVIFECTCGFRPFLHHMQPVQWTSQVKNKGAKDIMAVEDMNGEVRFSTHLPYPNNLSRPLLEPIENFLQMLLLWDPVARGGGLDPDTSKARCYTALQNILSMKVIHVLDMTSAQLHSLILEADESLHSLQLRLAKHTQTHISPPNQELLLESGISLDPRRPPAHCLPEGLRGWDTSIIFLFDKSQSKYSGPLTARPLPESVNFIVRETNTQLPLTALRKVWGEAVSYICGLKDDYTRLYQGQKAAMLSLLRYNTNLTRYKNLLFSQSQQLQAKLAFFKTSIQHDLEHYTKQRHTGISSEKMLRTWHENEAKADGFTKDAAVEYLDEAIVALHSEIVELQRSPFLKRQGDLMKQLEGKAIELYKQLKAKCKSPDPPHGYSDSSSMVKAIRQMVQNQDRVLKDLYTHLSTILVCKLRIIDLFPKLEKALESIKMAEAAIMQMQAKRQKEFWYLLKIACAQNNSQISVQPSSDSETTQLLDDNQHYLSKLTSLLQDASEEREQSIMEHDWSWIPYDAEKHKQEPSNGQSESH, from the exons ATGGAGAGGGCATCCATCAAACAGAGCCAGCTGTGCGGACCATGGGAGATGAAGGAAAGGCTTGGGATGGGAGGATTTGGCCATGTCTACCTGTACCAGAATCac AAGTCGGGGGAGAAGTTGGCCGTGAAAATCTGCCGCCTCGAACTGAGCCTCAAAAACAAGGAACGCTGGGGCAGAGAGATCCAGATCATGAAGAA ATTGAATCATGTGAATGTGGTTCAAGCCAGTGAAGTTCCAGAAGAAATGAGTTTGATTGCTTTTAATGACCTACCTCTTCTGGCCATGGAGTACTGCTCCGGAGGGGACCTACGCAAG GTCCTCAGCAAACCAGAAAATTGTTGTGGGCTGAAGGAGAGTGCAGTGCTCGCCTTGCTGAATGACAttg GATGTGGAATCCAGTATCTTCATGAAAACAAGATAATACACAGAGACCTAAAGCCAGAGAACATAGTTCTTCAAGAGAGCAATGGAAAA CTGGTGCATAAAATTATAGATCTTGGTTATGCAAAAGATCTTGACCAAGGCAGTGTTTGTACGTCGTTCGTTGGAACCCTCCAGTATCTT GCTCCAGAACTGTTTGAGAGTAAACCTTACACAGTTACTGTGGACTATTGGAGTTTCGGAACAGTGATATTTGAATGCACGTGCGGCTTTCGTCCATTTCTACATCACATGCAGCCTGTACAGTG GACAAGCCAAGTGAAGAATAAAGGTGCCAAGGATATCATGGCAGTGGAGGACATGAATGGAGAAGTTAGATTCTCAACACATCTTCCATATCCCAACAATCTTAGCAG ACCATTGCTGGAGCCAATAGAGAATTTCCTGCAAATGTTGTTATTGTGGGATCCAGTAGCCCGTGGTGGAGGTTTGGATCCTGATACGTCTAAAGCAAGGTGCTATACTGCGCTCCAGAATATTCTCAGCATGAAG GTAATTCATGTGTTGGACATGACATCAGCCCAGCTGCACTCTTTGATCCTGGAAGCCGATGAGAGCTTACACTCCTTGCAGCTTCGTCTAGCGAAGCACACCCAGACACACATCTCCCCACCTAATCAAGAACTTCTGTTAGAATCAGGAATTTCCCTGGATCCACGGAGACCTCCTGCACACTGTCTGCCAGAGGGTTTG AGAGGCTGGGATACTTCCATCATCTTCCTGTTTGATAAAAGTCAATCCAAGTACTCAGGACCGCTCACTGCCAGACCCCTCCCTGAGAGTGTTAACTTTATTG TCAGGGAGACTAACACACAGCTCCCATTGACTGCATTGAGGAAGGTATGGGGAGAAGCAGTCAGCTATATTTGTGGACTAAAAGATGACTACACTCGCCTTTACCAGGGTCAAAAGGCTGCTAT GCTGAGCCTGCTTCGTTATAACACTAACTTAACGCGCTACAAGAATCTGCTCTTCTCTCAGTCACAACAGCTGCAGGCCAAGCTGGCTTTCTTCAAAACCAGCATTCAGCATGACTTGGAACATTACACCAAACAGAGACATACGGGCATCT CCTCAGAAAAAATGCTCAGGACATGGCATGAAAATGAAGCAAAGGCTGACGGTTTTACAAAG GATGCTGCTGTGGAATATCTCGATGAGGCGATAGTTGCACTTCATTCTGAAATTGTGGAATTACAGCGGAGTCCATTCTTAAAGAGACAAGGAGACTTGATGAAACAGCT GGAGGGAAAAGCTATTGAACTCTACAAGCAACTCAAAGCCAAGTGTAAAA GCCCTGACCCACCACATGGTTACAGTGACAGTTCAAGTATGGTGAAGGCCATTCGACAAATGGTTCAGAACCAAGACAGAGTGCTGAAAGACTTGTACACTCACCTGAG TACAATTCTGGTGTGTAAGCTACGCATCATTGATTTGTTCCCAAAGCTGGAGAAGGCTTTGGAGAGCATAAAGATGGCCGAGGCAGCAATAATGCAGATGCAAGCAAAGCGACAGAAAGAGTTCTGGTACCTCCTGAAGATTGCCTGT GCCCAGAACAATTCACAGATTAGTGTTCAGCCATCCAGCGATAG tgAAACAACTCAGTTATTGGATGACAACCAGCATTATCTAAGTAAACTCACATCTTTGCTGCAGGATGCCAGTGAAGAAAGAGAGCAAAGTATCATG GAACACGACTGGAGTTGGATCCCTTATGACGCAGAGAAACACAAACAAGAGCCCTCGAATGGCCAATCAGAAAGTCACTAA
- the LOC144084841 gene encoding inhibitor of nuclear factor kappa-B kinase subunit alpha-like isoform X1, translated as MDLLSISVNGSELKISTKVTMERASIKQSQLCGPWEMKERLGMGGFGHVYLYQNHKSGEKLAVKICRLELSLKNKERWGREIQIMKKLNHVNVVQASEVPEEMSLIAFNDLPLLAMEYCSGGDLRKVLSKPENCCGLKESAVLALLNDIGCGIQYLHENKIIHRDLKPENIVLQESNGKLVHKIIDLGYAKDLDQGSVCTSFVGTLQYLAPELFESKPYTVTVDYWSFGTVIFECTCGFRPFLHHMQPVQWTSQVKNKGAKDIMAVEDMNGEVRFSTHLPYPNNLSRPLLEPIENFLQMLLLWDPVARGGGLDPDTSKARCYTALQNILSMKVIHVLDMTSAQLHSLILEADESLHSLQLRLAKHTQTHISPPNQELLLESGISLDPRRPPAHCLPEGLRGWDTSIIFLFDKSQSKYSGPLTARPLPESVNFIVRETNTQLPLTALRKVWGEAVSYICGLKDDYTRLYQGQKAAMLSLLRYNTNLTRYKNLLFSQSQQLQAKLAFFKTSIQHDLEHYTKQRHTGISSEKMLRTWHENEAKADGFTKDAAVEYLDEAIVALHSEIVELQRSPFLKRQGDLMKQLEGKAIELYKQLKAKCKSPDPPHGYSDSSSMVKAIRQMVQNQDRVLKDLYTHLSTILVCKLRIIDLFPKLEKALESIKMAEAAIMQMQAKRQKEFWYLLKIACAQNNSQISVQPSSDSETTQLLDDNQHYLSKLTSLLQDASEEREQSIMEHDWSWIPYDAEKHKQEPSNGQSESH; from the exons ATGGATTTGCTGTCTATTTCTGTCAACGGCAGTGAGTTAAAG ATTTCCACCAAAGTGACCATGGAGAGGGCATCCATCAAACAGAGCCAGCTGTGCGGACCATGGGAGATGAAGGAAAGGCTTGGGATGGGAGGATTTGGCCATGTCTACCTGTACCAGAATCac AAGTCGGGGGAGAAGTTGGCCGTGAAAATCTGCCGCCTCGAACTGAGCCTCAAAAACAAGGAACGCTGGGGCAGAGAGATCCAGATCATGAAGAA ATTGAATCATGTGAATGTGGTTCAAGCCAGTGAAGTTCCAGAAGAAATGAGTTTGATTGCTTTTAATGACCTACCTCTTCTGGCCATGGAGTACTGCTCCGGAGGGGACCTACGCAAG GTCCTCAGCAAACCAGAAAATTGTTGTGGGCTGAAGGAGAGTGCAGTGCTCGCCTTGCTGAATGACAttg GATGTGGAATCCAGTATCTTCATGAAAACAAGATAATACACAGAGACCTAAAGCCAGAGAACATAGTTCTTCAAGAGAGCAATGGAAAA CTGGTGCATAAAATTATAGATCTTGGTTATGCAAAAGATCTTGACCAAGGCAGTGTTTGTACGTCGTTCGTTGGAACCCTCCAGTATCTT GCTCCAGAACTGTTTGAGAGTAAACCTTACACAGTTACTGTGGACTATTGGAGTTTCGGAACAGTGATATTTGAATGCACGTGCGGCTTTCGTCCATTTCTACATCACATGCAGCCTGTACAGTG GACAAGCCAAGTGAAGAATAAAGGTGCCAAGGATATCATGGCAGTGGAGGACATGAATGGAGAAGTTAGATTCTCAACACATCTTCCATATCCCAACAATCTTAGCAG ACCATTGCTGGAGCCAATAGAGAATTTCCTGCAAATGTTGTTATTGTGGGATCCAGTAGCCCGTGGTGGAGGTTTGGATCCTGATACGTCTAAAGCAAGGTGCTATACTGCGCTCCAGAATATTCTCAGCATGAAG GTAATTCATGTGTTGGACATGACATCAGCCCAGCTGCACTCTTTGATCCTGGAAGCCGATGAGAGCTTACACTCCTTGCAGCTTCGTCTAGCGAAGCACACCCAGACACACATCTCCCCACCTAATCAAGAACTTCTGTTAGAATCAGGAATTTCCCTGGATCCACGGAGACCTCCTGCACACTGTCTGCCAGAGGGTTTG AGAGGCTGGGATACTTCCATCATCTTCCTGTTTGATAAAAGTCAATCCAAGTACTCAGGACCGCTCACTGCCAGACCCCTCCCTGAGAGTGTTAACTTTATTG TCAGGGAGACTAACACACAGCTCCCATTGACTGCATTGAGGAAGGTATGGGGAGAAGCAGTCAGCTATATTTGTGGACTAAAAGATGACTACACTCGCCTTTACCAGGGTCAAAAGGCTGCTAT GCTGAGCCTGCTTCGTTATAACACTAACTTAACGCGCTACAAGAATCTGCTCTTCTCTCAGTCACAACAGCTGCAGGCCAAGCTGGCTTTCTTCAAAACCAGCATTCAGCATGACTTGGAACATTACACCAAACAGAGACATACGGGCATCT CCTCAGAAAAAATGCTCAGGACATGGCATGAAAATGAAGCAAAGGCTGACGGTTTTACAAAG GATGCTGCTGTGGAATATCTCGATGAGGCGATAGTTGCACTTCATTCTGAAATTGTGGAATTACAGCGGAGTCCATTCTTAAAGAGACAAGGAGACTTGATGAAACAGCT GGAGGGAAAAGCTATTGAACTCTACAAGCAACTCAAAGCCAAGTGTAAAA GCCCTGACCCACCACATGGTTACAGTGACAGTTCAAGTATGGTGAAGGCCATTCGACAAATGGTTCAGAACCAAGACAGAGTGCTGAAAGACTTGTACACTCACCTGAG TACAATTCTGGTGTGTAAGCTACGCATCATTGATTTGTTCCCAAAGCTGGAGAAGGCTTTGGAGAGCATAAAGATGGCCGAGGCAGCAATAATGCAGATGCAAGCAAAGCGACAGAAAGAGTTCTGGTACCTCCTGAAGATTGCCTGT GCCCAGAACAATTCACAGATTAGTGTTCAGCCATCCAGCGATAG tgAAACAACTCAGTTATTGGATGACAACCAGCATTATCTAAGTAAACTCACATCTTTGCTGCAGGATGCCAGTGAAGAAAGAGAGCAAAGTATCATG GAACACGACTGGAGTTGGATCCCTTATGACGCAGAGAAACACAAACAAGAGCCCTCGAATGGCCAATCAGAAAGTCACTAA